The Bdellovibrio bacteriovorus DNA segment ATTGTTGAATACACCGAGCTGATGGGCTCAACCGTGGCGATGACATTAGGGATGACTGAGTACTCTTTGGGTCTTATGGATATATGGAAAAAGAATTTTTCTTATCCAGTGGCAAACAACGGTTTAACGGGCATGAATCGTTCTCAAGCGTATTTGCATGTGGTCACAGGAAACTCTGACGCCAACTACGTTCGCAATAATTTAAATTTAAATAGCTCGCGATTTTTGAATGCTTTAAAAGCTGCGGGTACCCGCGTGCACTTAGAGATCAGCTCTCACGATGTTTTCATTCCTTATGTGTCGCAATTAAAATACGCCAAGGCTTTAGAAAAAGCGGGAATTCCCACCGAATTGAAGGTCAATTATTTGGCGGGCCACTGGATCAGTCCGGAATTTAATTCTGTGTCGTCGCTGATGAATGTGATGGAGAACACCATTGATCGCAGATACTCCGCGATCTTTAACACCGGAACTAAAACTTATTTTAAAAATGAATGTGGGCAGGGGCTGAGGCAGATCTCAGGACCGATTATGACATTTGAAGTTCCTCGCTTCACAAGTCCCAATATCGATGGCCACTGGCTGGTGACGGGAGAGCCCGGCGCGGTCATCGAGTTTGATGGAGTTTACCGTGAAACTGAAACCAGTCCTGTGTTAGGAAGTTTTGGTACGCAGACCGCGACGCTGAATTCCGATGGTGTTTTTATTTATAAATACCAATTGGATCCCGCCGTTTATGAAATCAAAAAAGTCCGAATGAAAAAGAAAGATAGCAATGTCTGGAAGGACATCAGCCTCGGTTGCACAAGCACGAGCATGAACAGTGGGGCCCTTTGGATTGAGGCGCTTCCGACAGAGCCTTCGCAAGACGATACGGCCGCTCGAGTTGCTGATCGTATCATGCAAGGTTATTTGGGACCGGGATACGTAAAAGGTATCAACGGCTTTCCCAATGTGACTTATGGAATTGCGGAATAAAGACAGCTAACAAAATAAGAAGGGGGGCTAATTCATTAGCGATTTTTCGTTAGTTGGCTTTTGTTCGAAGTAAAAAAAGGGGGAATGATGGTTAGTCTTAATAAAAAGAATATTTCTAGAGGAATTCTGATCGTGGGAGGAGTAGGCACACTCCTGGTGTCGTTTCAGAATTGCGGTTCACAAGCGACCTTCGATGAAATGACGATGGCGTCGGGTTTGGACCCCTCAGGTCTGGGCACGGTGCCACCTGTGATTGTCGATGACAACGGAAACATCGTCGATAATTCAGGATCGACGCCGAACACGGGAACTTCGGGATCAAACACGAATACGGGATCTAACACGAACACGGGATCTAATTCGAGCACTACGACTCCTGGTACGAGTACCCGCACAAATGGCAGCTCGACGAAGGCTGCTCCGAAGGTGAGTGCTCTTTCAAACTATATCAAGTCTTTTCATAACGAAGTAGCCGACGGAAATTTCCATGGGCACTTTGTGGTTTCGGGAGTATCGATTGCGGAAAAAGAGCAGATCTATCTTTGTGTCGCGAATACTTGTTCTGACAAAGACTATGTGAAGTTGACACACCATCCATATGTCGCTGCGGTCAGCGCGCGAGACGGGGGTGTGCACTTTTCTGTCTTCTTTGCTAAGGTTCCGAATCTTGAATTGGGTGGCACGATGAGCGTGTACCTGTACAAGATCGATAACCAAGGCGGAAAAACATCTTTGGGTGGAATGAGATATCCTTTGCACGTCGCACTTCCGTACGTGCGCGATTATGCGTATCCGAAGTTTTCAACCGTCTCGCAAGTAGGTAATACGACGATTGGACTCGATATGTATTGCAACGGCGGTGGTGCCGGTCTTCCTAACTATTGGGTTGGGAACTGGAAATGCCGCTACGATTTGCGTGTGAATTAATGGATCCTCGTAAGGGCCCCCGATGGGGGCTCTTTTTTTGATGACTTCTTAAGGCGCGACTTCGGTATGTCTCGACCAATGCTTTATGTATCAAGCCTATTGATACAGATTCTTTGATAACTCCTCAGGGTTCTTGAGCATATTGTCGATGCGTAAGTAGGAGTCAAAAAATGACTCGTATATCGAATCTGTATTGTTTGGAGAATTATGAAGGATAGAAGACAGTCTTCTATTGAAAAATCAGTCCTCATAATGGCGGTGTTGCAAATGCTGCCGGCTTGTACTCTTCAAGCAAACATCACCGACCTTCAGACTGTAGCCACTCCAAGTGTAGGTAGCTTAAAAGCCGCTCCTTTATTGGTTCACGGTCAGACCGTCAGTATGGGTAGCGGCTACGTGATTCGTGGTTCGTTTGGTGAAATTTCAGAGCGTCAACAATTACCAGCGAGTGAGTTTGCAATTGACGGAGTATCGAATGAATAGATTTCTCCTGTCCCTACTCTTATTGATGGCGTTTGAAGTTGAAGCTCAGGTGAACAACGCAATCTCTTTCCATGCCATCGTTAAGAATTCTTTTGGGGAAGTCTTTACTCGCACGGGTCTAAGTGTAAATGCAAAAATCTTAACAGCTAATAATTGTATTTTAAGGGAAGAGCAGTTTAATGGCATTGCCATTACCGATGGCTATCTGAACTTATGGATCGGTCGAGGCCTTGTTGGTGGTCACGATCCCGGGCTCACGATGAAAGAAACCATGGACAACTCTCATGTGATTTCAAGTGGGCCATCTCAACCCGGGGGCTTGGTTTGCCTTGATGGCACCGGAAATGTTGATGGCGGAGTCACTTCGTTCAACCCTGCCGTGAGCGGTACGAAAAGAAAGTTTCGTCTAGCCGTTACAATTGACGGCCAAAATTTATTTGCAGATTTCGATATGGGCACGACGGCTTACGCTTTGAATGCGGAAAGCTTGCAGGGTAAATCGCCTGCAGACTTTATCATGAGCAACAGCGCTCAAGGTGTAACACAAAATAATATCGAAAGCATCTTTAGTCGCTTCACCAAACTGGATGCGATTTTGGGACGCTTTGATGCGACCGGGGTGAACTTAGGCGCGAACATCACCGGAAATGCGGCGACCGCGACAACGGCAACAGTCGCAGATTCAATTGCTGGCGGTCTTAACGGTCTCTTACCGAATCAAACAGGCAAAGCCGGACTTTATTTGCGCACGGACGGAACAAATGTGAGCTGGGAAGCTGTTGCTGGCGGTAGTGGCAGCTTATCGAGCGTGGGATTGAATTTGCCAAATATTTTTTCAGTTTCAGGAAGTCCACTGACTGCAGATGGGTCCATCGTGGCTTCTCTTGTCAGTCAAAATGCAAGTTATGTTCTTGCCGCTCCGAATGCCTCTGCGGGAGTTCCCACCTTTAGGCCTTTGACGGTGAGTGATATCAGCAATGCGGGCAGCGCCGCTCTTTATCATGTTTCTGTGACAGGCGATGCCGGAATAACAGAGCTTGTAAAGGGTGATGACTCTCGTTTAACAAATGCACGCCCTATCCCGGATAACACTATCACGACGGCAAAAATTCAGGACGGCGCGGTTACCAATGACAAGCTGGCCACCGGCATTAGTGCCGGAAAAATTTCTGGTTTAGGCGGATTGGCAACTAAGGACTTCGTAGATCTTTCAACAAGTGATGTTACGGGAACGTTAACAGCATCAAGAATGCCAGCGCTCACAGGGGATGTCGTATCAACCGCAGGATCCGTGGCTACGGTCCTTGGCAACAATGTCGTGACAAGTGCTAAGTTCAGACAAAGTATTGCCCGATCCGTCGTGGGTGTCAGTGGGAATGCGACGGCCAACGTCACTGAT contains these protein-coding regions:
- a CDS encoding prolyl oligopeptidase family serine peptidase; this encodes MAEGSFAKRRKLLSLTLLVGVGTSIFYTNCSNSGFTTTASLEDSLQSASTSASCNQAVRNFPLPTHWSNTVLDIVEGASDTLQINESDPLKTRRIYNYGFLPTVNAYVGTSFDLFRMDDNDFNNWAAELCRNNGFPIDLVKPGSYSDWVVAKKSLKSNKQSVQLLYALRKGTSLVNVFLPPEWKSYAAKGTYPVLAGGSYDISSSIRGDTGPLVAAQMKLWKEKKKPFIVIQWNGGGGRASITMNPKSRDDFNKIVQDLAENFGADAQRIVTVGGSRGGAAALAVASNPEKNPYRVVATLAGVPVTDIVEYTELMGSTVAMTLGMTEYSLGLMDIWKKNFSYPVANNGLTGMNRSQAYLHVVTGNSDANYVRNNLNLNSSRFLNALKAAGTRVHLEISSHDVFIPYVSQLKYAKALEKAGIPTELKVNYLAGHWISPEFNSVSSLMNVMENTIDRRYSAIFNTGTKTYFKNECGQGLRQISGPIMTFEVPRFTSPNIDGHWLVTGEPGAVIEFDGVYRETETSPVLGSFGTQTATLNSDGVFIYKYQLDPAVYEIKKVRMKKKDSNVWKDISLGCTSTSMNSGALWIEALPTEPSQDDTAARVADRIMQGYLGPGYVKGINGFPNVTYGIAE
- a CDS encoding tail fiber domain-containing protein → MNRFLLSLLLLMAFEVEAQVNNAISFHAIVKNSFGEVFTRTGLSVNAKILTANNCILREEQFNGIAITDGYLNLWIGRGLVGGHDPGLTMKETMDNSHVISSGPSQPGGLVCLDGTGNVDGGVTSFNPAVSGTKRKFRLAVTIDGQNLFADFDMGTTAYALNAESLQGKSPADFIMSNSAQGVTQNNIESIFSRFTKLDAILGRFDATGVNLGANITGNAATATTATVADSIAGGLNGLLPNQTGKAGLYLRTDGTNVSWEAVAGGSGSLSSVGLNLPNIFSVSGSPLTADGSIVASLVSQNASYVLAAPNASAGVPTFRPLTVSDISNAGSAALYHVSVTGDAGITELVKGDDSRLTNARPIPDNTITTAKIQDGAVTNDKLATGISAGKISGLGGLATKDFVDLSTSDVTGTLTASRMPALTGDVVSTAGSVATVLGNNVVTSAKFRQSIARSVVGVSGNATANVTDIQGTANQVLRVDSLGTTLDFGAVNLASTSAVTGALPIANGGTGATTAALARTALSAAVSGTNGDITSLTAVTSLSSSSALSLTSASNTNINITPGGTGRVILSGNVGLGVPSPTEKLEVSGNVKATSFISTSDSRLKTSVETLRGLDTILRLRGVHFRWISDLTPELGLIAQEVEQVAPELVVTDSRGFKAVKYSNIVAPLIESTKELYGLCVDTSNKVKAQSRGIATVETQVQKLENKIRKLDAENAELRSRLEALEKAVYEAR